In one Candidatus Nanopelagicales bacterium genomic region, the following are encoded:
- a CDS encoding NAD-dependent epimerase/dehydratase family protein → MKVLVTGGRGLLGSATVAELRRRGHEVTTFQRSPSGNSQEVLGDVTDAAAVRRAIAVNEAVVHLAAKVSMAGAWEDFVAVNVDGTSNVVDACRAEGVTRLVHVSSPSVAHAGAPLVGVGAQPAEPDNVRGHYARSKAMAEIIALEANSSELAVTAIRPHLVWGPGDTQLVERIIDRARSGRLFLIGNGQSLIDTTYVDNAADALACALEQCPRGKAFVVSNGEPRTVAEVVARIAQAGGAKIRGRVPYSLAYASGMVVERVWGNRDIDPPITTFLAEQLSTAHWFDQRETQAALQWKPRVSLDEGFKRLDLAYRG, encoded by the coding sequence GTGAAAGTTCTTGTCACCGGTGGGCGTGGACTTCTAGGAAGTGCCACAGTTGCAGAGCTGCGTCGACGTGGGCACGAGGTAACAACCTTTCAGCGCAGCCCGAGCGGAAATTCGCAGGAAGTTCTCGGAGATGTGACGGATGCTGCGGCAGTACGACGCGCTATCGCTGTAAACGAAGCAGTCGTTCACCTTGCAGCCAAGGTTTCCATGGCTGGTGCGTGGGAAGATTTCGTTGCGGTCAACGTTGATGGAACAAGCAATGTTGTCGACGCGTGTAGGGCTGAAGGTGTGACACGGCTGGTACATGTGTCTTCACCATCCGTAGCGCATGCAGGCGCGCCGCTTGTTGGCGTGGGAGCGCAGCCTGCGGAACCTGACAACGTGCGAGGTCATTACGCACGCAGCAAGGCAATGGCGGAAATCATTGCGTTAGAGGCAAACTCGTCTGAATTGGCGGTCACTGCGATTCGTCCGCACTTGGTGTGGGGCCCGGGCGACACTCAGTTGGTCGAGCGCATTATTGATCGAGCTCGATCTGGTCGGCTGTTCCTCATCGGCAATGGTCAGTCCCTTATTGATACGACCTATGTAGATAACGCAGCCGATGCTCTTGCGTGTGCGCTTGAACAATGCCCCCGCGGCAAAGCATTCGTCGTGAGCAATGGTGAACCACGCACGGTTGCAGAAGTTGTCGCTCGCATCGCGCAAGCAGGTGGCGCAAAGATTCGTGGTCGAGTTCCATATTCACTTGCGTATGCGTCGGGAATGGTTGTCGAGCGCGTATGGGGAAATCGAGATATTGATCCTCCCATCACAACATTTCTCGCCGAACAGCTTTCGACCGCGCACTGGTTTGATCAACGAGAGACTCAAGCTGCGTTGCAATGGAAACCGAGAGTTTCACTCGATGAAGGGTTCAAGAGACTGGACTTGGCGTATCGAGGCTGA
- a CDS encoding SDR family oxidoreductase, whose product MDYGIAGRVAIVSGGSRGIGKAIATTFANEGAKVVIASRTQANLEETLAELEEIAPGRVHGIAASMTDPESVQRVVDESRDRFGPISIAISNVIGHVIDAAKEGSGPGAGTFEGMAVDAYREEFTQLLVSSWALARACVPDMKAQGWGRICNIGSGVAREPSTHLPHLLPNVVRPPVAGMHRLMAARLASDGITVNNILTGSILTGRNKSYWVWLARERNITVAEATQDMTDRIPLGRFGEPSEMAALVAFLCSNKAQMVTGQSIPVGGGGSLHL is encoded by the coding sequence ATGGATTACGGAATTGCAGGTCGAGTAGCCATCGTTTCAGGCGGAAGCCGTGGCATTGGTAAGGCAATTGCGACCACGTTTGCAAACGAAGGGGCCAAGGTTGTCATTGCGTCACGTACCCAAGCCAATCTGGAAGAAACACTCGCTGAGTTAGAAGAGATTGCGCCAGGTCGTGTCCACGGCATTGCTGCGAGCATGACGGACCCAGAAAGTGTTCAACGAGTAGTTGATGAATCACGTGATCGCTTCGGTCCTATCAGCATTGCGATAAGTAACGTCATTGGTCACGTCATTGATGCTGCAAAAGAGGGCTCTGGCCCGGGGGCTGGAACCTTTGAGGGCATGGCGGTAGATGCTTACCGTGAAGAATTCACGCAGCTGCTGGTTTCGTCATGGGCCTTGGCTCGCGCTTGCGTACCAGACATGAAAGCCCAAGGTTGGGGTCGCATCTGCAATATCGGTTCTGGTGTTGCCCGTGAACCAAGCACACATCTGCCACACCTGTTGCCCAATGTGGTGCGACCACCAGTTGCTGGCATGCACCGATTGATGGCTGCTCGTCTTGCGTCCGATGGCATCACGGTCAATAACATTTTGACGGGATCGATTCTGACCGGGCGCAATAAGTCCTATTGGGTTTGGCTTGCTCGCGAGCGCAACATCACCGTTGCTGAGGCCACTCAAGATATGACCGACCGTATTCCGTTGGGTCGCTTCGGTGAACCCTCAGAAATGGCAGCGCTCGTTGCTTTCCTGTGTTCAAACAAAGCACAAATGGTCACAGGGCAGTCAATTCCAGTCGGCGGAGGCGGAAGTTTGCACCTGTGA
- a CDS encoding GNAT family N-acetyltransferase, whose product MRDTKLENNAKAKCYEYYFVGELAAFEDYKLDGTVLSLLHTRVIPEYEGQGMAETLVRGILDEAKAKNLQVLPVCEYVAGFIGKHQDEYLELVPAGKRSEFKL is encoded by the coding sequence ATGCGCGACACAAAGTTAGAAAACAATGCTAAGGCAAAATGCTATGAGTACTACTTCGTAGGCGAGTTGGCTGCCTTTGAGGATTACAAACTTGACGGAACGGTGCTCTCACTTCTTCACACTCGAGTTATTCCTGAATACGAAGGTCAGGGCATGGCTGAGACGTTGGTGCGGGGAATTTTGGATGAAGCCAAGGCGAAGAATCTTCAAGTACTTCCTGTGTGTGAGTACGTCGCAGGATTTATCGGCAAGCATCAAGATGAATATCTTGAACTTGTTCCAGCAGGTAAGCGCTCAGAATTCAAGCTTTAA
- a CDS encoding class III extradiol ring-cleavage dioxygenase — MSVQIRGSVSPVLLNPLKPAQAFDDFLTAAAPISATQSEWTAHDGSMPALFLGHGAPPLFDDPLWISELFAWSQSMPKPRAILVVSAHWESSPMLLSATSPNTDVVYDFGGFADRYYKMRYDTPDASGLARSVVASLSEIGPVHQHASRGLDHGAWIPLKIMYPGADIPVLQLSLPTSDPVKLLALGSRLKALRGEGVLILGSGFMTHGVGLATPETITGKAVSSWSTEFSTWALEALAAGDIDRLIKYREDAPGMPYAHRTAEHFVPLFVTLGAGDKVDQGIQPVIDGYWGGQSRASFQTQ, encoded by the coding sequence ATGTCTGTGCAGATCCGCGGTAGCGTCTCACCTGTTTTACTCAATCCGCTAAAACCTGCACAGGCATTCGATGACTTCCTCACTGCTGCAGCACCCATCAGCGCGACGCAATCAGAATGGACCGCGCACGATGGCTCAATGCCAGCGTTATTTCTAGGACACGGCGCACCACCACTTTTTGATGATCCGCTCTGGATAAGTGAACTCTTTGCCTGGTCGCAATCAATGCCAAAGCCCCGTGCGATCCTGGTTGTCTCAGCGCATTGGGAGTCCTCGCCGATGTTGTTGTCAGCAACTTCACCGAACACTGATGTCGTGTACGACTTTGGTGGGTTCGCTGATCGTTATTACAAAATGCGATACGACACCCCTGATGCAAGTGGCCTTGCACGCAGTGTCGTTGCATCATTGTCGGAAATTGGGCCAGTGCATCAGCATGCATCGCGCGGGTTGGACCATGGTGCATGGATTCCGCTGAAGATCATGTATCCGGGCGCTGATATTCCGGTACTGCAACTAAGTCTGCCTACATCCGATCCAGTCAAACTCTTGGCGCTTGGATCACGTCTAAAGGCCCTTCGCGGCGAAGGCGTATTAATCCTTGGTTCGGGTTTCATGACTCATGGAGTAGGTCTTGCAACTCCCGAGACAATCACGGGTAAAGCTGTGTCAAGCTGGTCAACTGAGTTCTCAACTTGGGCATTAGAGGCGTTGGCAGCCGGTGACATTGATAGGTTGATCAAGTATCGCGAGGACGCGCCAGGGATGCCGTATGCGCATCGCACCGCAGAACATTTTGTGCCCCTTTTTGTCACCCTGGGGGCAGGAGACAAGGTCGATCAAGGTATCCAGCCGGTCATTGATGGGTACTGGGGCGGTCAATCCCGTGCATCATTTCAGACTCAATAA
- a CDS encoding SDR family oxidoreductase produces the protein MDLQVRDKGYLLVGGTAGMGLAGARALAADGASIVVVGRDQERADLAAAALVSEGATKAKGLAFDVSVQGDAAKAVQGAVDFLGRLDGIGITTGTKGQMSIESSDDDWTAAFRDQLLGLSRAVEAALPHLIETKGTIVTTAAFSVRSPELVRLPYASLKGSVALFTKGIAKAYGKYGVRANCIAPGAIETDALAGMRKQISEARGWDYDTALERVMVEEWGMHVALGRPGKPDEVGDLIAFLLSPRAGYLTGSLINIDGGTDF, from the coding sequence ATGGATCTGCAAGTTCGCGATAAGGGATATCTGCTTGTTGGTGGAACTGCAGGCATGGGCCTTGCTGGCGCTCGTGCCCTTGCGGCTGACGGTGCTTCCATCGTTGTGGTCGGACGCGATCAAGAGCGTGCTGATCTTGCAGCCGCTGCTTTGGTTTCTGAGGGTGCAACGAAGGCCAAGGGTTTGGCCTTTGATGTGTCTGTACAAGGCGATGCAGCCAAGGCAGTGCAAGGAGCCGTTGATTTCTTGGGTCGTCTCGACGGCATTGGTATTACGACCGGCACTAAAGGCCAGATGTCGATTGAATCTTCAGATGATGATTGGACCGCAGCATTTCGCGATCAACTCCTGGGACTTTCCCGTGCAGTTGAAGCAGCATTGCCGCACCTCATCGAAACCAAGGGCACGATCGTGACTACCGCTGCCTTCTCAGTTCGATCACCAGAACTCGTACGCCTTCCTTATGCATCACTCAAGGGTTCCGTCGCACTCTTCACTAAAGGCATCGCCAAGGCCTATGGCAAGTATGGTGTTCGCGCGAACTGCATTGCGCCTGGAGCAATTGAAACTGATGCTCTTGCTGGCATGCGTAAGCAAATCTCTGAAGCCCGCGGTTGGGATTACGACACCGCTCTTGAGCGCGTGATGGTTGAAGAATGGGGCATGCACGTTGCTCTTGGACGTCCAGGCAAGCCCGATGAAGTTGGCGACCTGATTGCATTCTTGCTTTCACCACGTGCTGGCTACCTCACAGGATCGCTCATCAACATTGATGGCGGAACAGACTTCTAG
- a CDS encoding LLM class flavin-dependent oxidoreductase yields the protein MTTVPISLLDLASIGEGQSVGEALHASVVLAQRAEALGYTRIWYAEHHNMATIASSATAVLIAHIAANTKSIRLGSGGIMLPNHSPLVIAEQFGTLAELHPGRIDLGLGRAPGTDQVTVRALRSDPRSAEGFPHDVLELQAYLSDESRIEGIHATPGRGTKVPLYILGSSLFGAQLAAQFGLPFAFASHFAPQALHQAIEIYRERFEPSEQLQQPYVMAALSVMAADSQEVAQQQFELRRRAWVRAMFGRGRAPLTEEDVDAVLASSQAAMLDQMFTYTALGTIDQVRAFVDDFQQHTGADELITVHQSVSPEFRLRSLELLAQAMVL from the coding sequence ATGACGACAGTCCCGATTTCCTTACTCGACCTTGCTTCCATTGGCGAAGGTCAAAGTGTTGGTGAGGCGTTACACGCCAGCGTTGTTCTGGCTCAACGCGCAGAAGCTTTGGGATACACACGCATTTGGTATGCCGAGCACCACAACATGGCGACCATTGCCTCGTCGGCAACAGCAGTGTTGATCGCGCATATCGCTGCGAATACGAAATCAATCCGCCTTGGTTCGGGCGGGATCATGTTGCCCAATCATTCACCTTTGGTGATCGCCGAGCAGTTTGGAACGTTGGCGGAATTGCATCCTGGGCGCATTGATCTAGGGCTTGGTCGTGCACCTGGCACTGACCAAGTCACTGTTCGCGCACTTCGCAGTGACCCACGGTCGGCAGAGGGCTTTCCGCATGATGTGTTGGAGTTACAGGCGTACCTGTCCGACGAGAGCAGGATTGAAGGCATTCATGCGACTCCAGGTCGCGGCACAAAGGTTCCGCTTTACATCTTGGGATCTTCGTTGTTTGGCGCGCAATTAGCCGCACAATTCGGATTGCCGTTTGCGTTTGCTTCGCACTTTGCGCCGCAAGCTTTGCACCAAGCGATTGAGATATACCGTGAACGCTTTGAACCATCGGAACAATTGCAACAGCCATATGTCATGGCTGCGCTCAGTGTGATGGCGGCAGATTCACAAGAAGTCGCACAACAACAGTTTGAATTACGTCGACGTGCTTGGGTGCGCGCGATGTTTGGGCGCGGTCGAGCGCCACTCACTGAGGAAGATGTTGATGCGGTGCTCGCCTCGTCACAAGCCGCGATGCTCGATCAGATGTTCACCTACACGGCACTGGGCACCATCGATCAAGTTCGCGCATTTGTTGATGACTTCCAGCAACACACTGGTGCTGATGAGCTCATCACTGTGCATCAGTCAGTGTCACCTGAGTTTCGCCTGCGGTCGCTTGAACTGCTCGCTCAAGCGATGGTGCTCTGA
- a CDS encoding DUF86 domain-containing protein, producing MQRERLLLEEIITAANRATQIASQYTAETLATYLDARDALLWNLTVLGEAVNQLPEDLRNSYPAIPWQHPTRLRNRIVHGYWSVDLDVLYAVAVSDLPTFVKAVGQVLKSL from the coding sequence ATGCAGCGTGAGCGACTGCTTTTGGAAGAAATCATTACTGCCGCAAATCGAGCGACACAGATCGCTTCGCAATACACCGCCGAAACACTGGCAACATATCTTGACGCCCGCGATGCACTTCTTTGGAATCTCACAGTTCTCGGAGAAGCAGTCAATCAACTCCCCGAGGATCTACGAAATTCTTATCCAGCAATTCCCTGGCAACACCCCACGCGTTTACGCAATCGCATTGTCCATGGTTACTGGTCTGTTGATCTTGACGTCCTTTACGCAGTTGCAGTCAGTGACCTTCCAACTTTTGTCAAAGCAGTTGGCCAAGTACTGAAATCACTGTAG
- a CDS encoding nucleotidyltransferase domain-containing protein, with the protein MNAKSTVRDAQELGTFLKHARRRLHLSQGQVAQELGITQAYVSELETGKNSLALVRMFDFMRLTGITVSVEIPASVQTSQFLRTWNQQSLIDICVRYGLAELAVFGSTARGQGRETSDIDLLYTLKPGVQLGWSINDLSDELETLFGKKVDLVSRKALHPALKTEVLNQAQVIYAA; encoded by the coding sequence ATGAACGCCAAATCGACGGTCCGTGACGCTCAAGAACTCGGTACCTTCCTCAAGCACGCCCGTCGGCGACTCCACCTCTCACAAGGCCAAGTAGCCCAAGAACTTGGAATTACCCAGGCCTACGTCTCTGAACTCGAGACCGGAAAGAATTCGCTTGCCTTGGTCAGGATGTTCGACTTTATGCGCCTCACCGGGATCACCGTCAGCGTTGAAATTCCAGCAAGCGTTCAGACCTCACAGTTCCTGCGTACATGGAACCAGCAGTCACTCATCGACATATGCGTGCGTTACGGACTTGCCGAGCTTGCTGTCTTTGGATCAACCGCACGGGGTCAGGGTCGCGAAACAAGTGATATCGATCTGCTCTACACCCTCAAACCCGGTGTGCAACTTGGATGGTCCATCAACGACCTCAGCGATGAACTTGAAACGTTGTTCGGTAAAAAAGTCGACTTGGTAAGCAGGAAAGCGCTGCATCCTGCACTCAAAACCGAAGTGCTCAACCAGGCACAGGTGATCTATGCAGCGTGA
- a CDS encoding TIGR03857 family LLM class F420-dependent oxidoreductase, translated as MSNNQLGAYTLPGRSIHPLLAIEQAKVAEDIGLGTIWLSERFGTKDAATVLGAMAQATSTINLGVGITHFQTRHPLALASMALTLQALSQGRFILGMGRSVPMLMKAWGLPPSTNELLIDGVRVLKQLMNGERVKYEGPLGTFPVLQINDLPEVTPPPVMLAAIGPVSLDLAGANYDGVILHPFLSLEAQRKAVDITRAGAESAGRDPQALRVVATVVAAADMSQEETDMRVRARLITYLNAPGLGLGLVKANEWDPSVIDAVNAHPLIATLGRRPADGALDHEQLVEVSQVVPDYWFTEAAAVGTTEQVAERLKQYLNAGADEILIHGSTPEFLAPTVQAFNNQTA; from the coding sequence ATGAGCAACAACCAACTTGGCGCCTACACACTTCCCGGCCGATCCATTCATCCACTCCTCGCCATTGAGCAAGCAAAGGTCGCTGAAGACATCGGCCTTGGAACAATTTGGCTCTCGGAACGTTTCGGGACCAAGGATGCTGCAACTGTTCTTGGTGCAATGGCCCAAGCTACGAGCACGATCAACCTCGGTGTTGGTATCACTCACTTCCAAACACGACACCCACTCGCCCTTGCTTCAATGGCACTCACACTGCAAGCACTCTCCCAAGGTCGATTCATTCTCGGTATGGGTCGCTCCGTTCCAATGCTCATGAAGGCATGGGGATTGCCACCAAGCACGAATGAATTGTTGATCGATGGTGTGCGCGTACTCAAGCAGCTGATGAACGGCGAGCGAGTGAAATATGAGGGACCGCTCGGAACTTTCCCCGTTCTTCAAATCAATGACTTACCTGAAGTAACACCACCACCAGTGATGCTCGCCGCTATTGGCCCAGTCTCACTTGATCTTGCCGGCGCCAATTATGACGGCGTGATCTTGCATCCATTTCTTTCTTTAGAAGCACAGCGCAAAGCGGTTGACATCACCCGAGCAGGAGCGGAATCTGCTGGTCGCGATCCACAAGCACTTCGCGTCGTGGCAACGGTCGTTGCAGCAGCTGATATGTCGCAGGAAGAAACTGACATGCGCGTTCGCGCTCGCTTGATTACTTACCTCAATGCTCCTGGACTTGGGCTGGGTCTGGTCAAAGCCAACGAGTGGGATCCCTCAGTCATTGATGCAGTGAACGCACACCCGCTGATCGCCACGCTTGGACGTCGGCCTGCGGATGGTGCCCTTGATCATGAACAACTCGTCGAGGTGAGCCAGGTCGTACCTGATTATTGGTTTACCGAAGCCGCTGCAGTGGGTACTACAGAACAAGTTGCCGAACGGTTGAAGCAATACCTCAATGCCGGGGCTGATGAAATTTTGATCCATGGCAGCACACCTGAATTTCTGGCACCGACAGTGCAGGCCTTTAATAATCAAACCGCTTGA
- a CDS encoding phosphotransferase family protein, producing MLNDEELASRLALWLALQLGTSSVEVSGLARSGAGNSNDTVVFTAVWDGQPHKLVVRIQPGSDSLYKYPSAAREARVIQAVEAVGTVPVPHVIGIEEDASVLGAPFFVMDHVEGRVLKDVPSYHKRGWLVDLTPEERAKHWDECLRVTVEVSKIHGLPELKSGKRPINALTELTRETLDWAAQGRDTGLLELGMQWLEANIPDRDDDSLSWGDARPGNVLFNLDGTVAAVLDWEAATLGPAELDLGWWLFMEDVYGRRTGLTPLEGVPIEEPLIARWEEFIGRPAQDLQWCRMQAAMQMGLVMLRHRDQQVTKGLLTEEATTHLYNPVTQILAEYLGEPVPELSPHFAELMRAMSQQKSAKDAAKETSA from the coding sequence ATGCTGAACGACGAGGAACTCGCTAGCCGCCTTGCCTTATGGCTTGCTCTACAGCTTGGAACATCCAGCGTTGAGGTGTCAGGGCTTGCTCGCAGCGGCGCAGGCAACTCCAACGACACCGTGGTGTTTACAGCCGTATGGGATGGGCAACCACACAAACTCGTCGTTCGCATTCAGCCGGGAAGCGACTCGCTTTATAAATACCCGTCGGCCGCACGTGAGGCGCGCGTAATTCAAGCGGTTGAAGCCGTTGGCACCGTGCCCGTTCCGCACGTCATTGGGATAGAAGAAGACGCTTCAGTTCTCGGCGCGCCTTTCTTCGTCATGGATCATGTTGAAGGTCGAGTACTCAAAGATGTGCCGAGCTATCACAAACGTGGCTGGCTGGTGGATCTCACACCTGAAGAACGCGCCAAACATTGGGATGAATGTTTGCGCGTGACAGTTGAAGTATCGAAGATTCATGGTCTTCCTGAATTGAAGTCAGGAAAGCGACCAATCAACGCGCTCACCGAACTCACCCGAGAAACCCTTGATTGGGCTGCACAGGGCAGAGATACCGGGCTTCTCGAACTTGGCATGCAATGGCTTGAAGCCAACATCCCAGATCGTGATGACGACTCCCTTTCTTGGGGCGATGCTCGCCCAGGCAATGTCCTGTTCAACCTTGACGGCACAGTTGCTGCTGTTCTTGATTGGGAAGCAGCAACCCTGGGACCTGCTGAACTCGATCTTGGGTGGTGGCTGTTTATGGAAGACGTCTACGGACGTCGTACTGGTCTCACGCCATTAGAGGGTGTGCCAATCGAAGAACCGCTCATCGCACGATGGGAAGAATTCATCGGACGCCCTGCCCAAGACTTGCAATGGTGTCGCATGCAAGCGGCAATGCAAATGGGCTTAGTCATGTTGCGCCACCGTGATCAACAGGTAACCAAGGGCTTGCTCACTGAAGAAGCCACCACTCATCTCTATAACCCAGTGACCCAGATTCTTGCTGAATACTTGGGCGAACCCGTTCCAGAACTTTCACCTCATTTCGCCGAACTCATGCGCGCGATGAGTCAACAAAAATCAGCGAAAGACGCTGCCAAGGAGACTTCTGCATGA
- a CDS encoding TetR/AcrR family transcriptional regulator, producing the protein MPPGRKPTHSREEFVLAAIAFADEFGIARLTLRALGTSVGATTTAIYRYFQDKDDLIVAMRESLLNQIAPPNIDSNPRARIVALALGFRSTAKDHPCLSQIMQLSAVEGEQTGAIIALLFEMLSDLGLTGPLLARGHRQLESFVVGSTAFDFSGAPNHLSTRLARLIFVNNKTILQSINTESDVETVNEAAFVTSLNWIIDGLIAESSVQK; encoded by the coding sequence GTGCCCCCTGGTCGCAAGCCCACACATTCCCGCGAGGAATTCGTGCTGGCTGCCATTGCTTTTGCCGATGAATTTGGGATTGCAAGGCTCACACTCCGCGCATTGGGCACGTCCGTAGGTGCCACCACAACTGCCATTTACCGGTATTTCCAGGACAAAGACGATCTGATCGTCGCCATGCGCGAATCTCTCTTAAATCAGATTGCGCCCCCGAATATTGACAGCAATCCACGAGCCAGAATTGTGGCCCTTGCACTTGGGTTCAGATCGACAGCTAAAGACCACCCTTGCCTTAGCCAGATCATGCAACTGTCAGCCGTCGAAGGCGAACAAACTGGCGCAATCATCGCACTCCTGTTTGAGATGTTGTCTGACTTGGGACTTACCGGCCCCTTGTTGGCCCGCGGCCATCGACAACTTGAATCCTTTGTCGTTGGTTCAACAGCGTTCGATTTCAGTGGTGCTCCCAATCACCTCTCGACTCGACTTGCCCGCCTCATATTTGTCAATAACAAGACAATCTTGCAATCCATCAATACCGAAAGTGACGTCGAAACCGTGAACGAGGCCGCATTCGTCACGAGCCTGAACTGGATCATTGACGGCTTGATTGCCGAATCCTCTGTGCAAAAGTAG
- a CDS encoding InlB B-repeat-containing protein, whose amino-acid sequence MNFTAGYPTQQWQLSNACLGNCPVNYVAAANPALITLDFDANGGSCKTSKITDFMGNWGKAPKADDCSLAGKQFIGWNTSKDGSGIWIGPGGALHFTGDNRVYAQFGSNYFNEVLNPPGAPIDVKATPKWNRITLNWNAPKDAGSRPITNYLVQALSKCPGLHFPP is encoded by the coding sequence GTGAACTTCACTGCGGGCTATCCAACTCAGCAATGGCAGTTGTCTAACGCCTGCTTGGGGAATTGCCCGGTGAATTATGTTGCTGCTGCGAATCCTGCATTAATTACCCTGGATTTCGATGCTAATGGCGGTAGTTGCAAGACATCCAAAATAACCGACTTCATGGGTAACTGGGGTAAGGCGCCAAAGGCTGACGATTGCTCACTTGCGGGTAAGCAATTCATAGGTTGGAACACCAGTAAGGATGGATCGGGTATCTGGATTGGCCCAGGTGGCGCTCTTCACTTCACGGGTGACAACCGCGTGTACGCGCAATTCGGGAGCAATTATTTTAACGAAGTTCTCAATCCTCCGGGCGCACCTATTGACGTGAAAGCAACTCCAAAATGGAATCGCATTACATTGAATTGGAATGCGCCTAAGGATGCAGGCTCAAGACCGATTACCAACTACCTTGTGCAAGCACTTTCCAAGTGCCCAGGTTTGCATTTCCCGCCTTAG
- a CDS encoding Fur family transcriptional regulator codes for MTTKNWDDYLREHGVRITPQRQMVIKAVADLEHATAEEILKEIQLVSSAVNLSTVYRALEVLEDIGLVAHAHLGHGAPTYFLVDDRTHIHLVCDICSQVTCTGANLANELGMRLDTEHGFDLDLTHLAIHGTCSKCRYMDTAAYI; via the coding sequence ATGACGACCAAGAATTGGGACGACTACCTGCGCGAACACGGCGTACGTATTACTCCCCAACGTCAAATGGTGATCAAAGCCGTCGCTGACCTCGAGCATGCCACCGCTGAAGAAATCCTCAAAGAGATTCAGCTTGTCTCATCAGCAGTGAACCTCTCAACTGTGTATCGAGCTCTTGAGGTCCTTGAAGACATCGGCTTGGTTGCTCACGCACACCTTGGCCACGGCGCCCCTACCTACTTCCTGGTCGATGACCGCACGCACATTCACCTCGTATGCGATATCTGCAGTCAGGTGACCTGTACAGGCGCGAACCTGGCAAACGAACTCGGCATGCGTCTGGATACAGAGCATGGTTTTGATCTTGACCTCACGCACCTTGCGATTCACGGCACCTGCAGCAAGTGCCGCTACATGGACACTGCTGCTTATATCTAG